CACTACGGGCACCTTGGCCAAGTTCTCAGCGGCCTTCCTTGGGAAGTGGGAGACTGGGTCGGAGGAGACGATGAGGGCTGCGTCTACCTCGCCCCTCAGCAGGACGTCGGTGCTCGACGTCACGCCTGGGTTAGACCGCGGGTATCCTCTACTGAAGTCGATGGCGTACGGGTAGCCGGTTAGCCAGGCCATGACCTCGTTGGTCCCAGTGACGTTGAAGTGCCCCCTCATGGGCAGCAGCACGAACTTAGTTACCTCGTTTAGGTCCTGGACAAGCTTAATGGCCTCCTCCAGGTTCCTCCCCTTACCGCTGGTCATGGTGAGGCCCATGCCTAAGAACACTGCTCCAAACTTAGCGGACATCATCATGTCCGCCAGCTTCTCAATAGTCTCCCTAGGGACGCCGGCCACTTGCCCTTCCTCTATCGTGTGCCCTCGAATGGCCATGCGGAGGGCTGTGATAAGCTCGTAGTCCATGCCTGGCTCGACCCTGACGAAGAAGTCGGCTATCCTAGAGGTCGGGGTAGGCCTAACGTCGACGACGACCACCTTCCTAGCCTTCCTACCCTCGACAAACTTCCCCTTGGCCATGGCGGAGTACCTAATAGTGTGGTTCGGGTGCGCATGGAGCGGGTTGCAGCCCCAGTAAACTATGAGGTCCGCCCGGTTCTTTATCTGGCCGAGCGTAGCAGTGACTACGCCTACTTGCTGAGTGCCTAGGATGGTTGGGCCGTGGCACGTGACCGACGTGTTGTCGAGGACGCCTCCAACTACTTCAGCTAGCTC
This sequence is a window from Candidatus Nezhaarchaeota archaeon. Protein-coding genes within it:
- a CDS encoding formylmethanofuran dehydrogenase subunit B; this translates as MNDVVCVFCGCTCDNLQVTVKGGSIASVKGACAIGNSKLMNYSRERVYRPMVRRGGSFVEATYEEAIEKAAQILASAKYPLLYGWSCTSNEAIRLGVELAEVVGGVLDNTSVTCHGPTILGTQQVGVVTATLGQIKNRADLIVYWGCNPLHAHPNHTIRYSAMAKGKFVEGRKARKVVVVDVRPTPTSRIADFFVRVEPGMDYELITALRMAIRGHTIEEGQVAGVPRETIEKLADMMMSAKFGAVFLGMGLTMTSGKGRNLEEAIKLVQDLNEVTKFVLLPMRGHFNVTGTNEVMAWLTGYPYAIDFSRGYPRSNPGVTSSTDVLLRGEVDAALIVSSDPVSHFPRKAAENLAKVPVVVIDPRWSPTAAVADVFIPTTYIGIEEEGSIYRMDKVALRAKKLVEPPPGILSDVEALSRILEKVKKLKAAA